In Phaeobacter piscinae, one genomic interval encodes:
- a CDS encoding molybdopterin-dependent oxidoreductase: protein MRDTPPPNSQSSHSPTTRLPSVCPLDCPDTCSLSVSVTDDQITAVRGSRANPLTDAVICNKVVRSFAGFVHGPNRLTQPLRRSGPRGSGSYEPISWEEALDLIHAGVMRAIEAHGPQSVLPFNYAGPHGQLAGGSMDRRFFYHMGATRLNRGPLCGGVRGGAYESLFGPAPGMPPQQVVQSDLVLVWGNNVTVSNLHMAPLLKQARAKGARLVVIDPKRTKIAEHCDLHLQPVPGTDVVLAMALAAELERRDALDHAFITRWTTGSAQYLEAARGYTPDQVAEVCGIPLAQFHQLADWISAARNMSTSLGNGIERGRSGGSGLRAAMALQALTGHHGRLGAGVLAKPGLAAPKTTDRLQASHLIDPDTRVFNIVDVARKLLDRTMRIPVKAVMIYNHNPVATHPDQARLIEALSQEDIFTAGSDVAMTDSMRMCDVILPAASHFEYDDVYGAYGQNYIQRAAPVIPLVGDSLPNTEIFRRLAARFGYDDPLFQASDAELMDQALDGDHPQLQGHRPSEIPLDRALEITAPEGAAPILCDTVVPATASGKIELFSEDYEARYGFGVPRYDPVPRSAPFVLITPSSSKRTNATFGDQPPSDGVELVEMHPEDAASRNLSDGALLELFNDQAVVTLRLKISDATRPGVLYSPKGTWRASSATGFTVNALIPADIRTDTEDGACYNETFVDLRPATN, encoded by the coding sequence ATGCGCGACACCCCTCCGCCCAACAGCCAATCGAGCCATAGCCCGACCACCCGGCTGCCCAGCGTCTGCCCGCTGGACTGCCCGGACACCTGCAGCCTCAGCGTCAGCGTGACCGATGATCAGATCACCGCCGTGCGCGGATCGCGCGCCAACCCGCTGACCGATGCGGTGATCTGCAACAAGGTGGTGCGCAGTTTTGCAGGCTTCGTGCATGGTCCCAACCGCCTGACCCAGCCCCTGCGCCGCAGTGGTCCACGCGGCAGCGGCAGCTATGAACCGATCAGCTGGGAGGAGGCGCTGGATCTGATCCACGCAGGCGTCATGCGCGCGATTGAGGCCCATGGCCCGCAGTCGGTGCTGCCCTTCAACTACGCAGGCCCCCATGGCCAATTGGCAGGTGGGTCGATGGACCGGCGGTTTTTCTACCACATGGGGGCGACCCGGCTGAACCGGGGACCGCTCTGTGGCGGGGTGCGTGGCGGCGCTTATGAGAGCCTCTTTGGTCCCGCCCCCGGCATGCCGCCGCAACAGGTGGTGCAGTCCGATCTGGTGCTGGTCTGGGGCAACAATGTCACCGTCTCCAACCTGCATATGGCGCCGCTGCTGAAACAGGCACGGGCCAAGGGCGCGCGGCTGGTGGTGATCGACCCCAAGCGCACCAAGATTGCCGAACACTGCGACCTGCATCTGCAACCGGTGCCCGGCACTGATGTTGTACTGGCTATGGCGCTGGCGGCGGAGCTGGAGCGCCGCGATGCGCTGGACCATGCCTTCATCACCCGATGGACCACGGGGTCCGCGCAATACCTGGAAGCGGCGCGCGGCTATACCCCCGATCAGGTGGCGGAGGTCTGCGGCATCCCGCTGGCGCAGTTCCACCAGCTCGCCGATTGGATCTCAGCGGCGCGCAATATGTCCACCTCCCTTGGCAACGGCATAGAACGGGGCCGCTCCGGCGGGTCCGGCCTGCGCGCGGCAATGGCGCTTCAGGCGTTGACCGGTCATCATGGACGCTTGGGGGCTGGTGTGCTCGCCAAACCCGGCCTTGCCGCCCCAAAGACGACTGACCGCTTGCAGGCGAGCCACCTGATTGACCCGGATACCCGTGTCTTCAACATCGTTGATGTGGCGCGCAAACTGCTGGATCGCACCATGCGCATCCCGGTGAAGGCGGTGATGATCTACAACCACAACCCGGTCGCCACCCATCCCGATCAGGCGCGGCTGATTGAGGCGCTGAGCCAGGAGGATATCTTCACCGCGGGCAGCGATGTGGCAATGACAGACTCCATGCGGATGTGTGACGTAATCCTGCCCGCCGCCAGCCATTTCGAATATGACGACGTCTATGGCGCCTATGGCCAGAACTACATCCAGCGCGCCGCCCCGGTAATCCCGCTGGTTGGCGACAGCCTGCCCAATACCGAGATTTTCCGCCGTCTGGCGGCGCGGTTTGGCTATGATGATCCGCTGTTTCAGGCCAGTGACGCCGAGCTGATGGATCAGGCGCTGGACGGCGATCACCCCCAGCTCCAGGGCCACCGCCCCAGTGAGATCCCGCTGGACCGGGCGCTGGAGATCACCGCCCCTGAGGGCGCTGCACCGATCCTGTGTGATACGGTTGTGCCGGCCACTGCCTCGGGCAAGATTGAGCTGTTCAGCGAAGACTACGAGGCCCGCTACGGCTTTGGCGTGCCGCGCTATGACCCGGTGCCGCGCAGCGCGCCTTTTGTGCTGATCACGCCCTCCTCCAGCAAGCGGACCAATGCCACCTTTGGCGATCAGCCGCCCTCCGACGGGGTTGAGCTGGTCGAAATGCACCCCGAGGATGCTGCCAGCCGCAACCTCAGCGACGGTGCGCTGCTGGAGCTGTTCAACGATCAGGCCGTGGTGACCCTGCGGCTGAAAATCAGCGATGCCACCCGCCCCGGTGTGCTCTACAGCCCCAAGGGCACCTGGCGCGCCAGTAGTGCCACCGGCTTTACCGTGAATGCGCTGATCCCTGCAGACATCCGCACCGATACCGAGGATGGTGCCTGCTACAACGAAACCTTCGTGGACCTGCGCCCCGCCACCAATTGA
- a CDS encoding ABC transporter ATP-binding protein, with the protein MNNPETQTAGAQSAVLQLSQVGKSYNHGLPTQVDVLSGIDLTVKPGEIVALVAPSGAGKSTLLHTAGLLDTPDRGTVRIGGQDLTGKSERRRTAVRRQDVGFVYQFHHLLAEFTALENIVLPQLANGIGQTKAEARAQDLLARVGLQDRAGHRPAAMSGGEQQRVAFCRALANGPRLLLADEPTGNLDPGTADQVFAALMELVAATGMAAVIATHNLELAQRMDRVVRLEGGQLHAGM; encoded by the coding sequence ATGAATAATCCCGAAACACAAACTGCTGGCGCACAATCCGCCGTGTTGCAGCTGAGCCAGGTCGGCAAATCCTACAATCACGGTTTGCCAACGCAGGTGGATGTGCTGAGCGGCATTGATCTGACGGTGAAGCCGGGGGAGATCGTGGCGCTGGTGGCGCCCTCCGGTGCGGGCAAATCGACGTTGCTGCACACGGCTGGTCTGCTGGATACGCCTGACCGCGGCACCGTGCGGATTGGTGGTCAGGATCTGACCGGCAAATCCGAGCGACGGCGCACGGCGGTGCGGCGGCAGGATGTGGGGTTTGTCTATCAATTTCATCACCTGCTGGCGGAATTCACCGCGCTGGAAAACATCGTCCTGCCGCAGCTGGCCAATGGTATCGGCCAGACCAAGGCAGAGGCCCGCGCGCAGGATCTGCTGGCGCGGGTTGGTCTGCAGGACCGCGCCGGGCATCGCCCTGCGGCCATGTCGGGCGGCGAGCAGCAGCGGGTGGCGTTTTGCCGGGCGCTGGCCAATGGGCCGCGTCTTCTGTTGGCGGATGAGCCCACGGGCAATCTGGATCCCGGCACGGCGGATCAGGTCTTTGCCGCGCTGATGGAGCTGGTGGCGGCCACGGGCATGGCGGCGGTGATTGCCACCCATAACCTTGAGCTGGCGCAGCGGATGGACCGGGTGGTGCGGCTTGAGGGCGGTCAGCTGCACGCCGGGATGTGA
- a CDS encoding lipoprotein-releasing ABC transporter permease subunit: MATPLPFSRFEWLIAWRYLRARRAEGGVSVMTWISLIGIALAVFALIATLAVRTGFRSEFVGTILGANAHVTLYSHGTVTDQGRIDRKLTEYDALAEAAAAVPGVIRAAPLVKGQVMASLRQRSAGVEVFGISAANIATLPGVAQSEAAIGDLSRFDAGVALGSGVARELGVQVGDRIKLISPDGVKTAFGTSPRVNAYEVVYIFTAGRYDIDRTRLYMPFAEAQSYFNREGYADEIEVMVEDPETVDRMVLPLVQAGDAVASNIGVWTWRDASGGFLRALEVEDNVMFIILSILVLIATMNIVSGLIMLVKNKGRDIGILRTIGLSEGSVMRVFFLCGACTGVVGTLLGVILGCLFAIYIDPIFSFVNFVMGGGVWDPAIRGIYALPAELRLADVLSAVALSLTLSFVITIFPARRAARMNPVEALRYE; the protein is encoded by the coding sequence ATGGCCACACCACTCCCTTTTTCCCGTTTCGAATGGCTGATCGCCTGGCGTTATCTGCGGGCGCGTCGCGCCGAAGGGGGCGTCAGCGTGATGACCTGGATCAGCCTCATTGGCATTGCGCTGGCGGTGTTTGCACTGATTGCGACTCTTGCGGTGCGCACCGGGTTCCGGTCGGAATTTGTCGGCACCATTCTGGGGGCCAATGCACATGTGACGCTGTATTCCCACGGCACGGTCACCGATCAGGGGCGGATTGACCGCAAGCTGACAGAGTATGACGCGCTGGCCGAGGCCGCCGCAGCGGTGCCCGGTGTGATCCGTGCAGCGCCGTTGGTGAAGGGGCAGGTGATGGCGAGCCTCAGGCAGCGCAGCGCCGGGGTTGAGGTCTTTGGCATCTCCGCCGCCAATATCGCCACGCTGCCGGGTGTTGCCCAGAGCGAGGCCGCAATTGGTGATCTGTCGCGGTTTGACGCGGGCGTTGCGCTGGGGTCCGGCGTGGCCCGTGAGCTGGGCGTGCAGGTGGGCGACCGGATCAAGCTGATCTCCCCCGACGGGGTCAAGACTGCTTTTGGCACCAGCCCACGCGTCAACGCCTATGAGGTGGTCTATATCTTCACCGCCGGGCGCTATGACATCGACCGAACCCGGCTTTATATGCCCTTTGCCGAGGCGCAGAGCTATTTCAATCGCGAAGGCTACGCCGATGAGATTGAGGTGATGGTGGAGGATCCAGAAACCGTGGACCGCATGGTGTTGCCGCTGGTGCAGGCGGGGGATGCGGTGGCGTCCAATATCGGGGTCTGGACCTGGCGCGATGCCTCCGGCGGCTTCCTGCGCGCATTGGAGGTGGAGGACAATGTGATGTTCATCATCCTGTCGATCCTGGTGCTGATCGCCACGATGAATATCGTCTCTGGCCTGATCATGCTGGTGAAGAACAAGGGCCGCGACATTGGCATTCTGCGCACCATTGGCCTCAGCGAAGGCTCGGTGATGCGGGTGTTTTTCCTCTGCGGGGCCTGTACGGGTGTTGTGGGCACCCTGTTGGGCGTGATCCTTGGCTGTCTCTTTGCGATCTATATCGATCCGATCTTTTCCTTTGTGAACTTTGTGATGGGGGGCGGGGTCTGGGATCCGGCGATCCGGGGCATCTATGCGCTGCCGGCGGAGCTGCGGCTGGCGGATGTGCTGTCGGCGGTGGCGCTGTCGCTGACGCTGTCTTTTGTCATCACCATTTTCCCGGCACGGCGTGCGGCGCGCATGAATCCGGTGGAGGCGCTGCGCTATGAATAA
- a CDS encoding HPP family protein yields the protein MDRYFKRALPHPSLRAVVMAGLGAFLAIAALSLLTTHANLLLLIAPFGASCVLLFSVPASPLSQPAHVVGGHLLATAVALALNALLPDAWWALALAVGLSIALMAALRLTHPPAGADPLVVFATDPGISFLLFPVLIGAVALVAIATLFHRISGHDYPLKHG from the coding sequence ATGGACCGATATTTCAAACGCGCCCTGCCACATCCGTCGCTGCGCGCGGTGGTCATGGCCGGGCTTGGTGCCTTTCTGGCGATTGCGGCGCTGTCGCTGCTGACAACCCATGCCAACCTCCTGCTGCTGATCGCCCCCTTTGGCGCCAGCTGCGTGCTGTTGTTCTCGGTGCCCGCCAGCCCGCTGTCGCAGCCCGCGCATGTGGTCGGCGGCCATCTGCTGGCAACTGCCGTGGCACTGGCGCTGAACGCGTTGCTGCCGGACGCCTGGTGGGCGCTGGCCCTCGCTGTGGGGCTGTCGATCGCCCTGATGGCGGCGCTGCGGCTGACCCATCCGCCCGCAGGCGCCGATCCGCTGGTGGTCTTTGCCACCGACCCCGGCATTTCTTTCCTGCTGTTCCCGGTGCTGATTGGCGCCGTGGCGCTGGTGGCGATTGCAACGCTGTTCCACCGGATCTCCGGCCATGACTACCCGCTGAAACACGGCTGA
- the proS gene encoding proline--tRNA ligase yields MRLSRYFLPVLKENPSEAQIVSHRYMLRAGMIKQSAAGIYSWLPLGFKVLKKIEGIVHDEQIRAGHIPMQMPTMQSADLWRESGRYEAYGQEMLRMKDRHDRDMLFTPTAEELITDIFRSHVNSYKDLPLTMYQIQWKFRDEIRPRFGVMRGREFYMKDGYNFDLTKEDALHAYNRHLVSYLRTYERMGLQAIPMRADGGPIGGDYTHEFLVLADTGESEVFYDSAVTDLTFGDREIDYDSVEQCQGVLEEFTSKYARTDETHDAALFDEIPEERRRVARGIEVGQIFYFGTKYSEAMGANVQGPDGKQSPVHMGSHGIGVSRLLGAIIEASHDDKGIIWPEGVTPFHCGIVNLKQGDDEADAACEALYQALTAAGLEPLYDDRKERAGGKFATMDLIGLPWRITVGPRGLKNGVVELTSRRSGESEELSPEAAVQKIIEIYAKHPSSRGF; encoded by the coding sequence ATGCGCCTGTCCCGCTATTTCCTGCCTGTTCTCAAAGAGAACCCCTCCGAGGCCCAGATCGTCAGCCACCGCTATATGCTGCGGGCCGGCATGATCAAACAATCCGCCGCCGGGATCTATTCCTGGCTGCCCTTGGGCTTCAAGGTGTTGAAAAAAATCGAAGGCATCGTCCATGATGAGCAGATCCGCGCGGGCCATATCCCGATGCAGATGCCGACCATGCAATCCGCCGACCTATGGCGCGAGTCTGGCCGCTACGAGGCCTATGGTCAGGAAATGCTGCGCATGAAGGACCGGCATGACCGCGACATGCTGTTCACCCCCACGGCAGAGGAGCTGATCACGGATATCTTCCGCAGCCATGTGAACAGCTATAAGGATCTGCCGCTGACCATGTATCAGATCCAGTGGAAATTCCGCGATGAGATCCGCCCGCGGTTTGGCGTGATGCGGGGCCGCGAATTCTACATGAAGGATGGGTATAACTTCGACCTGACCAAGGAAGACGCGCTGCACGCCTATAACCGCCATCTGGTCAGCTATCTGCGCACCTATGAGCGCATGGGTCTGCAGGCGATCCCGATGCGCGCTGACGGCGGGCCGATTGGCGGCGACTATACCCATGAATTCCTGGTGCTGGCCGATACCGGCGAGTCGGAAGTGTTCTATGACAGCGCGGTCACCGATCTGACCTTTGGCGACCGTGAGATCGATTACGACAGTGTCGAGCAATGCCAGGGCGTGCTGGAGGAGTTCACCTCCAAATATGCCCGCACCGACGAGACCCACGACGCGGCCCTGTTTGACGAGATCCCCGAGGAACGCCGCCGCGTCGCGCGCGGTATCGAGGTTGGTCAGATCTTTTACTTTGGCACCAAATACTCCGAAGCGATGGGCGCCAATGTTCAGGGCCCCGATGGCAAGCAGTCGCCGGTCCACATGGGGTCGCATGGCATCGGTGTGTCCCGCCTGCTGGGTGCGATCATCGAGGCGAGCCATGACGACAAGGGCATCATCTGGCCCGAGGGCGTGACCCCGTTCCACTGCGGGATCGTCAACCTCAAGCAGGGCGACGATGAGGCGGATGCTGCTTGCGAGGCGCTCTATCAGGCGCTGACAGCGGCCGGGCTGGAGCCGCTTTATGATGACCGCAAGGAGCGGGCGGGCGGCAAGTTTGCCACCATGGACCTGATCGGTCTGCCCTGGCGCATCACCGTTGGCCCGCGTGGGCTGAAAAACGGCGTGGTGGAACTGACCTCCCGCCGCAGCGGCGAAAGCGAGGAACTGTCGCCTGAGGCGGCGGTGCAGAAGATCATCGAGATCTACGCCAAACACCCCTCCAGCCGCGGCTTCTGA
- a CDS encoding AI-2E family transporter: MALPAQKQLNYWGIAAVVFAVILWALGDVLLPFVLGAAIAYLIDPIADRLEALGLSRTAATAVITVAAVLLFVVMLLVVVPTLIYQMIDLARVLPEAFQNLRDFAQKQAPSLFDEGSRAQQTIVSIAQTLQSKAISVLEGVVGSAVSLVNVMVLFVIVPVVAVYLLLDWDRMVARIDELLPRDHAPTIRTLASRIDKVLASFIRGMGTVCLILGTYYAVALMVVGLNFGLAVGFIAGLVTFIPYLGALIGGALAIGLALFQFWGDWWSIGMVAGIFMIGQVIEGNLLTPKLVGNSVGLHPVWLLLALSVFGALFGFVGMLIAVPVAAALGVIARFLVEQYLDSRLYQGKAHNDAD; this comes from the coding sequence ATGGCACTTCCGGCACAGAAGCAGTTGAATTATTGGGGCATTGCCGCCGTTGTCTTTGCGGTCATCCTATGGGCCTTGGGCGATGTGCTGCTGCCCTTTGTGCTGGGTGCGGCGATTGCCTATCTGATTGATCCGATTGCCGACAGGCTGGAGGCGTTGGGCCTCAGCCGGACGGCCGCCACGGCTGTCATCACTGTGGCGGCGGTCTTGTTATTTGTGGTCATGTTGCTGGTGGTGGTGCCGACACTGATCTATCAAATGATTGATCTGGCACGGGTTCTGCCGGAGGCGTTCCAGAACCTGCGTGACTTCGCCCAGAAACAGGCGCCCTCCCTGTTTGATGAGGGCAGCCGCGCGCAACAGACCATCGTCTCCATCGCGCAAACCCTGCAAAGCAAGGCCATCAGCGTTCTGGAAGGCGTCGTGGGATCCGCCGTGTCGCTGGTCAATGTGATGGTGCTGTTCGTGATCGTCCCAGTGGTGGCCGTCTATCTGCTGCTGGACTGGGACCGCATGGTCGCCCGCATTGATGAGCTGCTGCCCCGCGACCACGCCCCGACCATCCGCACATTGGCCAGCCGCATCGACAAGGTGCTGGCGTCGTTCATCCGCGGCATGGGCACGGTCTGCCTGATCCTTGGCACCTATTATGCCGTCGCGCTGATGGTGGTGGGGTTGAATTTTGGTCTGGCGGTTGGCTTCATCGCCGGGCTGGTTACCTTCATCCCCTATCTGGGCGCGCTGATCGGCGGCGCGCTGGCGATTGGTCTGGCGCTGTTCCAGTTCTGGGGCGACTGGTGGTCGATTGGTATGGTGGCCGGCATTTTCATGATCGGTCAGGTGATTGAGGGCAACCTCCTCACCCCCAAACTGGTGGGCAATTCGGTCGGGCTGCATCCGGTCTGGCTGCTGCTGGCGCTGTCGGTGTTTGGTGCGTTGTTCGGCTTCGTCGGCATGCTGATCGCGGTGCCGGTGGCGGCCGCACTTGGGGTGATTGCACGTTTCCTTGTTGAACAGTATCTGGACAGCCGACTCTATCAGGGCAAAGCCCATAACGACGCGGACTGA
- a CDS encoding chromosomal replication initiator DnaA, giving the protein MAQQLSFDLPAKPALGRDDFFVAPSNAMAVAMLDPSFAWPGGKLVLSGPKRSGKTHLVHVWASNSGAQIIPAWQLTKEDVPHLADGPIAVEDVPDIADCAPAQDALFHLHNLVLANGHALMLTGRAAPHLWGMSLPDLQSRIEGAPHAQLQPPDDALLSVVLAKLFNDRQITPKPDVIPYLVAHMDRSFAAASQIVEELDRLSLTEGRMVSRMLAVELMSDRPARPMPTPAEVPADVRATAETDPKSDAADAARPAASGD; this is encoded by the coding sequence ATGGCCCAGCAGCTGAGCTTTGATCTCCCGGCGAAACCGGCGCTGGGGCGGGATGATTTCTTTGTCGCGCCCTCCAATGCGATGGCGGTGGCGATGCTGGATCCCTCGTTCGCCTGGCCCGGCGGCAAGCTGGTGCTGAGCGGACCAAAACGCTCTGGCAAAACCCATCTGGTGCATGTCTGGGCCAGCAATTCAGGCGCCCAGATCATCCCCGCCTGGCAGCTGACCAAGGAAGATGTACCGCATCTGGCCGATGGGCCAATCGCGGTGGAGGATGTGCCGGATATTGCCGATTGCGCGCCCGCGCAGGACGCGTTGTTCCACCTGCACAATCTGGTGCTGGCCAATGGCCACGCACTGATGCTGACGGGCCGCGCGGCGCCGCATCTGTGGGGCATGTCGCTGCCCGATCTACAAAGCCGGATCGAAGGCGCGCCCCACGCGCAGCTGCAACCCCCCGATGACGCGCTGTTGTCGGTGGTATTGGCCAAACTGTTCAATGATCGCCAGATCACCCCGAAACCGGATGTGATCCCCTATCTGGTGGCCCATATGGACCGGTCGTTTGCTGCCGCCTCGCAGATCGTGGAGGAGCTGGATCGCCTCTCCCTCACCGAAGGGCGGATGGTGTCGCGCATGCTGGCGGTGGAGCTGATGTCCGATCGCCCTGCCCGGCCAATGCCGACACCGGCAGAGGTCCCGGCAGACGTGCGCGCCACTGCAGAGACCGATCCGAAATCAGATGCCGCAGATGCTGCCCGCCCGGCCGCATCCGGCGATTGA
- a CDS encoding Ppx/GppA family phosphatase → MHVTPEPATADWGPFERPLFDDPGARALSRVGVVDVGSNSVRMVIFDGAARSPAYFYNEKIMCALGAGLSETGRLNPEGRARALSALRRFQHLAEGMDMPPLSVVATAAVRDASDGQEFCDEVLRDTGLKIHVIDGQEEARLSAQGVLLGWPGSYGLVCDIGGSSMELAEIHDGEVGKRVTSSLGPLKLRDIPGGRRGRKAHITEVMEGLRAEMGQQNDRLFLVGGSWRAIARIDMARRGYPLRVLHEYRMNAQDVRETLRYIETHDLEKLRSECGISTARMSLVPYAADVLSRLVKTFKPKDIAVSSYGIREGLLYEQMPQRLRNRDPLIEASRFAEKKDARIPGFGRTLYEFVSPLFKASDHAKTRLVKAACLLHDVSWRAHPDYRAEVCFDNATRANLGGLKHSERVFLGLALLHRYRNKRQGTAFEYLYDLLDERGKKEAEILGKAMRFGAMLMVSKDGDIGKLVWQPRKKHLLLELPREAEPLYGEVAEARLTSLARSLEAEVRVKIRKGAPAP, encoded by the coding sequence ATGCACGTGACACCGGAGCCTGCCACCGCCGATTGGGGGCCATTTGAGCGCCCCTTGTTTGACGATCCGGGCGCCCGCGCCCTGTCGCGGGTGGGGGTTGTCGACGTCGGCTCCAACTCGGTGCGGATGGTGATTTTTGACGGTGCAGCCCGCAGTCCGGCCTATTTCTACAATGAGAAGATCATGTGTGCGCTGGGGGCTGGTCTGTCTGAGACCGGTCGCCTGAACCCTGAAGGGCGCGCCCGTGCGCTCTCGGCGCTGCGCCGGTTTCAGCATCTGGCGGAGGGCATGGACATGCCGCCGCTCTCCGTGGTGGCCACTGCTGCGGTGCGCGATGCCAGCGACGGGCAGGAGTTCTGCGATGAGGTGCTGCGCGACACCGGGCTGAAAATCCATGTCATCGACGGTCAGGAAGAGGCGCGCCTCTCCGCACAGGGGGTCCTTCTGGGCTGGCCCGGATCTTATGGTCTGGTCTGCGATATCGGCGGCTCCTCCATGGAACTGGCAGAGATCCATGATGGCGAGGTCGGCAAACGCGTGACCTCCTCGCTTGGCCCGCTGAAACTGCGCGACATTCCCGGCGGCAGACGGGGCCGCAAGGCGCATATAACCGAGGTGATGGAAGGCTTGCGCGCCGAGATGGGCCAGCAGAACGACCGGCTGTTTCTGGTCGGCGGCAGCTGGCGGGCGATTGCGCGGATTGACATGGCGCGGCGGGGCTACCCGCTGCGGGTGCTGCATGAATACCGCATGAACGCGCAGGACGTGCGCGAAACCCTGCGCTATATCGAGACCCATGATTTGGAAAAACTGCGCAGCGAATGCGGCATTTCTACCGCGCGGATGTCGCTGGTGCCCTATGCCGCCGATGTGCTGTCACGGCTGGTCAAGACCTTCAAACCCAAGGATATCGCCGTCTCCAGCTATGGGATCCGCGAGGGGCTGCTGTATGAGCAGATGCCGCAGCGGCTGCGCAACCGGGATCCGCTGATCGAGGCCAGCCGCTTTGCCGAGAAGAAGGACGCCCGCATCCCAGGCTTTGGCCGCACGCTCTATGAATTTGTGTCGCCCCTGTTCAAAGCCTCCGATCATGCGAAAACCCGGTTGGTCAAGGCTGCCTGCCTGCTGCATGACGTCAGCTGGCGCGCCCACCCCGACTACCGCGCCGAGGTCTGTTTCGACAATGCCACCCGCGCCAATCTGGGCGGGCTGAAGCATTCCGAACGGGTGTTTCTGGGTCTCGCGCTGCTGCACCGCTATCGCAACAAACGACAGGGCACGGCGTTTGAATACCTCTATGATCTGTTGGATGAGCGCGGCAAGAAAGAGGCCGAGATCCTTGGCAAGGCGATGCGGTTTGGCGCCATGCTGATGGTCAGCAAGGATGGCGACATCGGCAAGCTGGTCTGGCAACCGCGCAAAAAACATCTGCTGCTGGAACTGCCGCGCGAGGCGGAGCCGCTGTATGGCGAGGTGGCCGAGGCGCGACTGACCTCCCTCGCCCGCTCGTTGGAGGCGGAAGTGCGGGTTAAGATCCGCAAGGGCGCCCCGGCGCCCTAA
- a CDS encoding endonuclease/exonuclease/phosphatase family protein, producing the protein MRLVTYNVEWFSSLFGDDDTLLMDGGTSGRHGIDRVGQTRALAQVFKHLDADGIMVIEAPDTSTRRKTLRALEYFAQEAGLRSTEAVIGFANDTQQEIAFLYDPDVLTVAHTPRESTEAPRFDGVFHIDLDVDAQKDAVRFSKPPLELTVTTQSGREVSLIGAHLKSKAPHGARSEDHAVTLSIANRRKQLAQAIWLRRRVEQLLAEGRDVVVMGDLNDGPGLDQYEQLFNRSSVEIVMESDLYDPNAQSLLQPRLRVMPSSARFYDKANKRYFSALLDYIMVSSRLRQPAGNWRIWHPFEDAACYEDVALREALLAASDHFPVSLDLELE; encoded by the coding sequence ATGCGGCTCGTCACCTATAACGTTGAATGGTTCTCCTCGCTGTTCGGCGATGACGACACGCTGCTGATGGATGGTGGTACATCGGGCCGCCACGGGATTGATCGCGTGGGCCAGACCCGCGCGCTGGCGCAGGTATTCAAACACCTGGACGCCGATGGCATCATGGTGATTGAGGCGCCGGATACCAGCACCCGCCGCAAAACCCTGCGGGCACTGGAGTATTTCGCGCAGGAGGCTGGTTTGCGCAGTACCGAGGCGGTGATCGGCTTTGCCAATGACACCCAGCAGGAGATCGCCTTTCTCTACGACCCCGACGTGCTGACGGTGGCCCATACGCCACGGGAAAGCACAGAGGCACCGCGGTTTGATGGCGTGTTTCATATCGATCTGGATGTCGATGCTCAGAAAGACGCGGTGCGGTTTTCCAAACCGCCGCTGGAGTTGACCGTGACCACGCAGAGCGGCCGCGAGGTCTCGCTGATTGGCGCCCATCTGAAGTCAAAGGCCCCGCATGGCGCGCGCTCCGAGGACCACGCCGTCACCCTGTCGATTGCGAACCGGCGCAAGCAGTTGGCGCAGGCGATCTGGTTGCGCCGCCGGGTTGAGCAGCTTTTGGCCGAGGGACGGGATGTCGTGGTGATGGGTGATCTCAACGACGGGCCGGGGCTGGATCAATATGAGCAGCTGTTCAACCGCTCCTCGGTGGAGATCGTGATGGAGAGCGATCTTTACGATCCCAACGCCCAAAGCCTGCTGCAGCCCCGGCTGCGGGTGATGCCCAGTTCCGCGCGTTTCTATGACAAGGCAAATAAACGTTATTTCAGTGCCTTGCTCGATTATATCATGGTGTCCTCCCGGCTGCGCCAACCGGCAGGCAATTGGCGGATCTGGCATCCGTTTGAGGATGCCGCCTGTTATGAGGATGTGGCGCTGCGCGAGGCGCTGCTGGCGGCTTCGGATCATTTCCCGGTCAGTCTTGATCTGGAACTGGAGTGA